A genomic region of Cannabis sativa cultivar Pink pepper isolate KNU-18-1 chromosome 1, ASM2916894v1, whole genome shotgun sequence contains the following coding sequences:
- the LOC115706868 gene encoding zinc finger CCCH domain-containing protein 54: protein MMKGINPSCVYDFSDHHFSSVSAAAAAAADYNDRVDDAIYGSDEFRMYAYKIKRCPRMRSHDWTECPYAHRGEKAQRRDPRKFNYSAIVCPAFRNGASCSKGDTCEFAHGVFEYWLHPARYRTRACNSGQLCQRKVCFFAHSPDQLRPETKSKRHSHFAYRPTAAAAAAREPAEVVLNRCGSDHLDHVMMTPGRTSTIMNGADGATSSPYFSNNNDHDYDYDDEDDDYNDSFQKFADFLKSLRALKIRDLGGDTYHGSGGRIMNSGLDVSESDLPHVEWISKLVQ, encoded by the coding sequence ATGATGAAAGGTATCAATCCCAGTTGTGTTTATGACTTCTCCGACCACCATTTCTCCAGCGTCAGCGCCGCAGCCGCGGCGGCAGCCGACTACAACGACCGCGTCGACGATGCAATCTACGGCTCCGATGAGTTCCGAATGTATGCATACAAGATCAAACGGTGCCCGAGGATGAGAAGCCACGACTGGACGGAGTGTCCTTACGCCCACCGCGGCGAGAAAGCGCAGCGGCGGGACCCGCGTAAGTTCAATTACTCGGCTATAGTCTGTCCGGCGTTTCGAAACGGCGCCAGCTGTAGCAAAGGCGACACGTGCGAATTCGCGCACGGCGTATTCGAGTACTGGCTCCATCCCGCAAGGTACCGCACGCGCGCGTGCAATTCAGGCCAACTTTGCCAGAGAAAGGTTTGCTTCTTCGCCCACTCGCCCGACCAGCTCCGCCCAGAGACTAAGTCCAAACGCCATAGCCATTTCGCTTATCGGCCTACGGCGGCAGCGGCGGCGGCACGTGAGCCAGCGGAAGTGGTTCTGAATCGCTGTGGTAGTGATCATCTCGATCACGTGATGATGACACCGGGGAGGACTAGTACTATCATGAACGGTGCAGATGGTGCCACATCATCACCgtatttttctaataataatgaTCATGATTATGATTAcgatgatgaggatgatgatTATAATGATTCTTTTCAGAAATTTGCTGATTTCTTGAAGAGTTTGAGGGCGTTGAAGATAAGAGATCTGGGTGGAGATACTTATCATGGTAGTGGGGGAAGGATTATGAATTCCGGGTTGGATGTTTCGGAGTCGGATTTGCCCCATGTTGAATGGATTTCGAAGTTAGTGCAGTAA